The genomic stretch TACCTGATAATCTCAAATCAGGAATAGAAAACCTCTCTGGCTACTCTATGGATGATGTGGAGGTGCATCGTAACTCTGATAAACCCGCGCAATTACAAGCTCATGCCTATGCCCAAGGTACAGATATTCATATTGCCCCTGGCCAAGAGAAGCACTTACCTCATGAAGCATGGCATGTAGTACAACAAAAGCAAGGCAGGGTCAAACCTACTATGCAGATGAAGGGCAAAGTGAATATCAATAATGATGTTGGGTTGGAGAGGGAGGCTGATGTGATGGGGGAAAAGGCTGTTCAGAGACAAACTTCAGAAAAGACTAATGGTCTGACCAAATTTAGTCCGACAACAACTATACAGCGAGCTAGCTTCTTTGTAGGTATTAATAGATTCAAAACTCAAGATTTGACATACGATCAGTTAAGTTCGATTCTTTCCGAAATGCAGGAAAAACAAGATACAACTTCGATAAGCTCTTTGAGGGATGCATGCGTAAAGGAGCTTAAAAAACTAACAGATGGAAGCAAAGTAAGCCAGTTAGAATTAGGGAAACTATTAAACATTATCGATGGCGTTCAGGAAAAAGAGCCTGAAAAAAGAGTCTCAACTGCAGAAACAAGTAAAATGTTGGCATCACACCAATTTAAAGACCTAAGCGAACGTATCGGAATTCTTAATAATGAGAAAATTGATTATTGGATCCATAAGGATAATCCATTGCCCGAAAGTAATGTAAAAGGAGAAATCGCTGAAGAATTGACACAACGGATTCTTGTTGAAGCAGAAAAAAATGTAGAAAGAATTGTTTTAAGTTCCGTGAAAATTGTGATTGACAATGGTCCAGATGCGAAGTATCGATACACAGAAAAAGCTGATTTAGATCATTTGGTTGTTGCACCAACAAGAGATGGTTGGATACCCGTTGAAATATTTGAGACTAAGGCTGGAGCAGAAGGTGAAAAAACAGGGCAACTGACGACTAAACTTAGCGGAAAACTTAAAGAACTCAACCAAGTAGTAGGAAAAAGTTATAAAATCATGTCCAAGGGATCTAACATAACTAACAAATTCAACTTGTCGATACTAGGAAGTTCTAAAATAGATTTGTTCACGAGCGGTATATTTCCTACTAATAATATTCAATTAAATGAAAGTGAAATAGTAGGAATCTTTAATTACCTCCAAATAGTACAGCAGCATTATGTTGCATATAAAAATGAGTGGTAGAATTGGTAATAAATACAATTAAAAGCCTATAACAAAACCTAAACTGCATTAAAACGCAGTTTAGCCAAACGTTATTGATAATGGGACCACATCCGAAGGATATGCACGAGGGAAAATAGGGGACAGACCACGTTTTTTGCAAGACTGAAGATAAGGCTACATGATGTCAATTTTATGTTGTTACTCTTCAAGATTTTTACAAAACTTAGGACGAAACCAAAGCCTGACCTACGAGCTTTTTTGAGGCCCCTAACTTAATCATTCCCTTGACGAGTAATTCCATGGAAACAGATGGATCACCAGCCTCCATCCTGGCGACTCTGGCTTGACTGGTATGCAGTTTTTTCGCCACTTGAACTTGCGTCATCTTGGATTTTTTTCTTAAATTACAAAATGTTTTTGAAAGTGAAAGTTTCATGTCAATCAGAGCTGACTCTTCTTTGGTCAATCCAAGAAAATCCGCAGTGTCAGCTACCTTCCACCCCGCACTTTCCAATTTTTTCTGTTTAATTCTTTTCATCTTTCCCTCCATCTGTGTCATACTGTTTAAATCGGGCTTTGCAGAGAGCAATATCTTTTTTGGAAGTCTTCTGTGTTTTTTTCGAAATCCAGTGGGCCAAAATTATCGCATCATCATCAAT from Candidatus Electrothrix communis encodes the following:
- a CDS encoding helix-turn-helix transcriptional regulator encodes the protein MKRIKQKKLESAGWKVADTADFLGLTKEESALIDMKLSLSKTFCNLRKKSKMTQVQVAKKLHTSQARVARMEAGDPSVSMELLVKGMIKLGASKKLVGQALVSS
- a CDS encoding DUF4157 domain-containing protein, giving the protein MNTHADKTQENKSQSVANAVAQKQGGGESTFQFVDNRPETIAQRKLQEMANNSPQIKQAAQLQTMANNYSVRQQQPIQKKQNKTGLPYNCKIANQDITPIPIQRMAAYDNENIDLINDPRHFSTAEIKQAIDVCITNGTPVPYWLKEQISGFLRDELLHRMNDMQWHGGGDQGHQYYFELVQGYVDKIDSLPVEEDPQNQVPMDDGPVAQLRRESITGNHSTHHQQPVQEKENNTGLPDNLKSGIENLSGYSMDDVEVHRNSDKPAQLQAHAYAQGTDIHIAPGQEKHLPHEAWHVVQQKQGRVKPTMQMKGKVNINNDVGLEREADVMGEKAVQRQTSEKTNGLTKFSPTTTIQRASFFVGINRFKTQDLTYDQLSSILSEMQEKQDTTSISSLRDACVKELKKLTDGSKVSQLELGKLLNIIDGVQEKEPEKRVSTAETSKMLASHQFKDLSERIGILNNEKIDYWIHKDNPLPESNVKGEIAEELTQRILVEAEKNVERIVLSSVKIVIDNGPDAKYRYTEKADLDHLVVAPTRDGWIPVEIFETKAGAEGEKTGQLTTKLSGKLKELNQVVGKSYKIMSKGSNITNKFNLSILGSSKIDLFTSGIFPTNNIQLNESEIVGIFNYLQIVQQHYVAYKNEW